The following proteins come from a genomic window of Anopheles ziemanni chromosome 3, idAnoZiCoDA_A2_x.2, whole genome shotgun sequence:
- the LOC131286699 gene encoding uncharacterized protein LOC131286699, whose amino-acid sequence MLKNKATEEKVDTLLSKSQIPIIDLAHCGTEECPIRSVVNRVGHQLHKALSEKGIALLVNHGISEDKMKQVYGHLDDFCKLADGTKETYLRKGEANHGYIKPGQERFDGKSKDLRHTYNICTLKPQDGPLPDEPLPGFREHVSDLATDFKRLSSLLLQALAAGMELPYGYFLEKHRHILDGEGENQSTFRLLYYPPLIEDDGKNELLRGTCKYSQQRCTKDEIDLSLPEDYRAKARELAEQEHENQQITRCGAHCDYGTFTLLAQDSEGGLEVKLPGTDRWKRVGHLPGAILINAGELLSTWTGDKISALEHRVIIPQEETIRTRGRHSLAFFVHPDNCISIAPIDLPTSSSSNSLDSDEKKTKGRKKSFKTAKSKIYNAYQHVQRRFKETYAS is encoded by the exons GAACGGAAGAGTGTCCCATCCGGTCGGTGGTGAATCGTGTCGGACATCAGCTTCACAAAGCGCTTAGCGAAAAAGGCATCGCACTACTGGTCAACCATGGGATCTCCGAGGATAAG ATGAAACAAGTGTACGGCCACCTGGATGACTTCTGCAAGCTAGCCGATGGTACGAAGGAGACGTACCTGCGCAAGGGGGAGGCAAACCATGGCTACATTAAACCGGGCCAGGAGCGCTTCGACGGCAAATCGAAGGACTTGCGTCACACGTACAACATCTGCACGCTCAAGCCTCAGGACGGTCCGCTGCCGGATGAACCACTGCCCGGCTTCCGGGAACACGTATCGGATCTGGCGACGGACTTCAAGCGCCTATCGTCACTCCTGCTGCAGGCGCTGGCCGCCGGTATGGAGCTTCCGTACGGGTACTTTCTCGAGAAGCACCGTCACATCCTCGACGGGGAGGGAGAAAACCAGTCCACCTTCCGGCTGCTCTACTATCCGCCGCTCATCGAGGACGATGGCAAGAACGAGCTGCTTCGGGGTACGTGCAAGTACAGCCAGCAGCGCTGTACGAAGGATGAGATCGATCTGTCGCTGCCCGAGGACTACCGCGCGAAGGCCCGTGAACTGGCGGAGCAGGAGCACGAAAACCAGCAGATCACACGCTGCGGGGCCCACTGCGACTACGGGACGTTTACACTGTTGGCCCAGGACTCGGAGGGTGGGTTGGAGGTGAAGCTACCTGGAACCGATCGGTGGAAGCGCGTCGGCCACCTGCCCGGTGCCATCCTGATCAATGCCGGTGAACTGTTGTCTACCTGGACGGGTGACAAAATTTCTGCCCTCGAGCACCGTGTCATTATCCCGCAGGAGGAAACGATCCGCACACGTGGCCGCCATTCGTTGGCCTTTTTCGTTCATCCTG ACAACTGCATCTCGATTGCCCCGATCGATCTGCCCACGTCCAGTTCCTCGAACTCGCTCGATTCGGACGAGAAGAAAACCAAGGGACGCAAGAAGTCCTTCAAAACGGCCAAGAGCAA GATCTACAATGCATACCAGCACGTGCAGCGTCGCTTTAAGGAAACGTACGCGTCGTAG